From Xanthomonas sp. 10-10:
CCGGGCCACGATCTTCCGATCAGAAGGGCGGCTCGCGCGACGTCTCGCGCGCGGGTGTGACGGGGTGGTCCTGTGCGGGAGTAGCACAGGCGGTTCGGAGAAGTTTTCTGGATCAACACCGTCCGGCGCCGGAGCGAGGGCACACTCCCCACGCCAGGTCCATGGAACCTCTGGTTCCACGGGCTTCAAAGCAATCCGAGGCCTTGCTATAATTCCGAGTTCACTTTTGATCCATCCTGCCGGATGGCGCCTGGGCGCTGTCGGGCCATCACTCAGTTGGAGAATCGCGTCATGGCGCGTATTGCAGGCGTCAACCTGCCAGCCCAGAAGCACGTCTGGGTCGGGTTGCAAAGCATCTACGGCATCGGCCGTACCCGTTCTAAGAAGCTCTGCGAATCCGCAGGCGTTACCTCGACCACGAAGATTCGTGATCTGTCCGAACCCGAAATCGAGCGCCTGCGCGCCGAAGTCGGCAAGTATGTCGTCGAAGGCGACCTGCGCCGCGAAATCGGTATCGCGATCAAGCGACTGATGGACCTGGGCTGCTATCGCGGTCTGCGTCATCGCCGTGGTCTCCCGCTGCGTGGTCAGCGCACCCGTACCAACGCCCGCACCCGCAAGGGTCCGCGCAAGGCGATCAGGAAGTAAGGGATAGATCATGGCAAAGCCAGCAGAAAAGAAAACGAAGAAGAAGATCAAGCGCGTCATCACTGACGGCGTCGCTCACGTCCACGCTTCGTTCAACAACACCATCGTCACCATCACCGATCGCCAGGGCAACGCCTTGTCGTGGGCTACGTCCGGCGGCGCCGGTTTCCGTGGTTCGCGTAAGTCGACCCCGTTCGCTGCTCAGGTTGCCGCCGAAAAGGCTGGCCGCGCTGCGCTCGACTACGGCGTGAAGTCGCTGGAAGTACGTATCAAGGGTCCGGGTCCGGGCCGTGAGTCGGCCGTGCGTTCGTTGAACAACGTGGGCTACAAGATCACCAACATCATCGACGTGACGCCAATCCCGCACAACGGGTGCCGTCCGCCGAAGAAGCGTCGCGTCTAAAGGGAGCGATAAGAAATGGCTCGTTATATCGGTCCTACCTGTAAGCTCGCCCGCCGCGAAGGCGCCGATCTTTCCCTCAAGAGCCCGGCGCGTGCGCTGGACTCCAAGTGCAAGCTTGAGCAGAAGCCCGGCCAACACGGCGCGGCTCGCAAAGGCAAGCTCTCTGACTACGCTACCCAGCTGCGTGAAAAGCAGAAGGTCAAGCGTATCTACGGTCTGCTGGAACGTCAGTTCCGCAACTACTACAAGAAGGCCTCGACCAAGAAGGGCAACACCGGCGAGAACCTGCTGCAGTTGCTGGAAACCCGTCTGGACAACGTCTGCTACCGCATGGGCTTTGCCGTCACCCGTCCGGCCGCGCGCCAGCTGGTGTCGCACCGTGGCGTGCTGGTCAATGGCAAGTCGGTGAATCTGGCTTCGTACCAGATCAAGGCCGGCGATGCGATCACGCTGTCGGAAAAAGCACAGAAGCAGCTCCGCGTGCAGGAAGCCCTGACCGTGGCTGAGCAGCACGACATGACGCCGTCGTGGGTCGAAGTCGATTCGAAGAAGTTCAGCGGCGTATTCAAGGCCGTGCCGGATCGCGCTGACCTGCCTTCGGATATCAACGAAGCGCTGATCGTCGAGTTGTATTCGAAGTAATTCACATTGGAGAACCTCCGGCACTGCCGGAGGTTCGCAGGAGACCCCGCAACATGACGGTTACCGCCAACCAGGTTCTGCGCCCCCGTGGTCCGCAGATCGAACGTCTTACCGACAACCGTGCCAAGGTCGTGATCGAGCCCTTGGAGCGCGGTTACGGGCACACGCTGGGCAATGCCCTGCGTCGTGTGCTGTTGTCGTCGATCCCCGGTTTTGCGATCACCGAGGTCGAGATCGACGGCGTGCTGCACGAGTACACCACGGTCGAGGGTTTGCAGGAAGACGTGCTTGACGTCCTACTCAACCTGAAAGACGTGGCGATTCGCATGCACAGTGGCGACAGCGCCACGCTGTCGTTGTCCAAGCAGGGTCCGGGCACGGTCACTGCGGCCGACATCAGGACCGATCACAACGTTGAGATCATCAACGGCGACCACGTGATCTGCCACCTGACCAAAGACACCGCACTAAACATGCGTCTGAAGATCGAGCGTGGGTTCGGCTACCAGCCGGCTGCTGCGCGTCGTCGTCCGGATGAAGAGACCCGTACCATCGGTCGTCTGATGCTGGACGCGTCGTTCTCGCCGGTGCGTCGCGTTGCCTATGCCGTGGAAGCTGCGCGCGTCGAACAGCGCA
This genomic window contains:
- the rpsM gene encoding 30S ribosomal protein S13, translated to MARIAGVNLPAQKHVWVGLQSIYGIGRTRSKKLCESAGVTSTTKIRDLSEPEIERLRAEVGKYVVEGDLRREIGIAIKRLMDLGCYRGLRHRRGLPLRGQRTRTNARTRKGPRKAIRK
- the rpsK gene encoding 30S ribosomal protein S11, which gives rise to MAKPAEKKTKKKIKRVITDGVAHVHASFNNTIVTITDRQGNALSWATSGGAGFRGSRKSTPFAAQVAAEKAGRAALDYGVKSLEVRIKGPGPGRESAVRSLNNVGYKITNIIDVTPIPHNGCRPPKKRRV
- the rpsD gene encoding 30S ribosomal protein S4, whose translation is MARYIGPTCKLARREGADLSLKSPARALDSKCKLEQKPGQHGAARKGKLSDYATQLREKQKVKRIYGLLERQFRNYYKKASTKKGNTGENLLQLLETRLDNVCYRMGFAVTRPAARQLVSHRGVLVNGKSVNLASYQIKAGDAITLSEKAQKQLRVQEALTVAEQHDMTPSWVEVDSKKFSGVFKAVPDRADLPSDINEALIVELYSK
- the rpoA gene encoding DNA-directed RNA polymerase subunit alpha; amino-acid sequence: MTVTANQVLRPRGPQIERLTDNRAKVVIEPLERGYGHTLGNALRRVLLSSIPGFAITEVEIDGVLHEYTTVEGLQEDVLDVLLNLKDVAIRMHSGDSATLSLSKQGPGTVTAADIRTDHNVEIINGDHVICHLTKDTALNMRLKIERGFGYQPAAARRRPDEETRTIGRLMLDASFSPVRRVAYAVEAARVEQRTDLDKLVIDIETNGTIDAEEAVRTAADILSDQLSVFGDFTHRDRGAAKPAASGVDPVLLRPIDDLELTVRSANCLKAESIYYIGDLIQKTEVELLKTPNLGKKSLTEIKEVLAQRGLALGMKLENWPPAGVAQHGMLG